In Trifolium pratense cultivar HEN17-A07 linkage group LG7, ARS_RC_1.1, whole genome shotgun sequence, a genomic segment contains:
- the LOC123894186 gene encoding eukaryotic translation initiation factor 3 subunit B-like — MADVMVMKELEDKASHLGIDLSTIDLDSIHLPPGNDCGIISDDEDVLREENSGSFDTGFGNIIVVDNLPVVPKEKFEKLEGVVRKIYSQIGVIKDGGLWMPVDPATGKSLGYCFIEYNTPQEAELAKEKTHGYKLDRSHIFAVSMFDDFDRFMNVPDEWAPPPIKEYTPGENLQQWLTDAKGRDQFVMRAASDTEVFWNDARHLKPDPVYKRAYWTESFVQWSPLGTYLATVHRQGAAVWGGATTFNRLMRYAHPQVKLIDFSPGEKYLVTYSSHEPSNPRDANRVVINIFDVRTGKVMRDFKGSADDFAVGGTGGVTGVSWPVFKWSGGRDDKYFARMGKNVLSVYDTESFSLVDKKSIKVENIMDFSWSPTDPIISLFVPETGGGNQPARVSLVQIPSKEELRQKNLFSVSDCKMYWQSNGDYLAVNVDRYTKTKKSTYTGFELFRIKERDIPIEVLELENKNDKIIAFAWEPKGHRFAVIHGDMPKPDISIYSMRTAQNTGRVSKLTTLKGKQANALFWSPAGRFIVLAGLKGMNGLLEFYNVDDLETMANTEHFYATDVEWDPTGRYVATAVTHHDMENGFNIWSFNGKHLYRILKDSLYQFLWRPRPASFLTAEKEEEIAKNLKRYSKKYEAEDQDVSLLLSEQEQEKRRILKEDWEKWVNQWKQLYEEEKAKRQELRDGEASDEEEEYEAKDIEVEEVVDVSKEILHFEYGQE, encoded by the exons ATGGCGGATGTTATGGTAATGAAAGAGCTTGAAGACAAAGCCTCGCATCTCGGAATCGATCTATCCACCATAGATCTTGATTCCATTCACCTCCCACCTGGTAACGACTGTGGAATCATCAG TGATGATGAGGATGTTCTTCGAGAGGAAAATTCTGGTTCGTTTGATACTGGTTTTGGGAACATTATAGTAGTGGACAATCTTCCCGTTGTTCCGAAGGAAAAGTTTGAAAAGCTTGAAGGCGTTGTTCGCAAAATTTACAGTCAGATTGGTGTTATCAAGGATGGTGGTCTCTGGATGCCTGTTGATCCTGCCACCGGAAAGTCGTTAGGCTACTGCTTTATTGAGTACAATACTCCTCAG GAAGCTGAGCTTGCTAAAGAGAAGACTCATGGATACAAATTGGATCGTTCTCACATATTTGCTGTGAGTATGTTTGATGATTTTGATCGGTTCATGAATGTGCCTGATGAATGGGCTCCTCCACCGATCAAGGAATATACTCCAGGG gaaaatctccaacaatggcttaCCGATGCTAAGGGCCGAGACCAGTTTGTGATGCGTGCTGCTAGTGATACCGAGGTTTTCTGGAATGATGCTAGACATTTAAAACCCGATCCTGTCTACAAACGTGCA TACTGGACTGAGAGTTTCGTACAATGGTCACCTCTGGGCACATATTTGGCAACAGTTCACCGGCAGGGTGCAGCAGTCTGGGGAGGTGCTACAACCTTCAATCGTCTCATGCGTTACGCTCATCCTCAG GTAAAGCTTATTGACTTTTCACCTGGTGAGAAGTATTTGGTAACTTATAGCAGCCATGAACCAAGCAACCCTCGAGATGCTAAT AGGGttgttataaatatatttgatgtGAGGACTGGTAAAGTGATGAGAGACTTTAAAGGAAGTGCTGATGATTTTGCTGTTGGAGGTACCGGGGGTGTCACGGGAGTGTCATGGCCTGTATTCAA aTGGAGTGGCGGAAGGGATGACAAGTACTTTGCAAGGATGGGGAAAAATGTACTTTCTGTATATGATACGGAATCATTTTCTCTTGTTGACAAAAAATCCATAAAGGTTGAAAATATAATGGATTTCAGCTGGTCACCAACTGATCCAATCATTTCACTGTTTGTTCCTGAGACAGGAGGTGGTAACCAGCCAGCTAGG GTAAGTCTTGTTCAAATCCCCAGCAAAGAAGAACTCAGGCAAAAGAACCTTTTTAGTGTCAGTGACTGCAAGATGTACTGGCAGAGCAATGGGGATTACCTTGCTGTTAATGTAGATCGATAtaccaaaacaaagaaaagcACTTACACAGGCTTTGAGCTTTTCCGTATAAAGGAACGTGACATACCCATTGAAGTTCTGGAGCTTGAGAATAAGAATGATAAGATCATTGCATTTGCTTGGGAGCCAAAGGGACATAGGTTTGCTGTTATTCACGGTGATATGCCTAAGCCTGATATTAGTATCTACTCTATGCGCACTGCTCAGAACACTGGCCGAGTTTCAAAGCTCACTACTCTGAAAGGCAAGCAGGCAAATGCTTTGTTCTGGTCACCTGCAGGTCGCTTCATTGTACTAGCAGGGTTGAAAGGAATGAACGGATTGTTGGAATTTTACAATGTTGATGATCTAGAAACCATGGCCAATACTGAACATTTTTATGCAACTGATGTTGAATGGGATCCAACCGGAAG GTATGTTGCAACTGCTGTGACTCATCATGATATGGAAAATGGATTCAATATATGGTCTTTCAATGGCAAACATCTGTATCGGATATTGAAGGATAGCTTATATCAG TTCTTATGGAGACCAAGACCAGCATCTTTCCTGACTGCTGAGAAAGAGGAAGAGATAGCAAAGAACTTGAAGAGGTATAGTAAGAAATATGAAGCAGAAGATCAAGATGTTTCATTGCTGTTGAGTGAGCAGGAGCAAGAGAAGCGCAGGATCTTGAAAGAAGATTGGGAGAAATGGGTTAATCAATGGAAGCAGTTGTATGAAGAAGAGAAGGCAAAGAGGCAAGAGCTGAGGGACGGAGAAGCTAGTGACGAGGAAGAAGAATATGAAGCAAAGGACATTGAAGTCGAGGAAGTAGTCGATGTTTCCAAAGAGATCCTTCACTTTGAGTATGGTCAAGAGTGA
- the LOC123894184 gene encoding uncharacterized protein LOC123894184 isoform X1: MECLKQIHKTSATLCEWVFFSSSYPFIHTITPFFPLLFTINVASSSRQSTFINCKTKAMAKKKNPLVFMDVSIDGDPVERMVFELFYDVAPKTSDNFRALSTGERGISPNTGKSLHYKGSFFHRIIKGSIVKGGDFVNRNGTGGESIYGSNFPDESPRLKHDAPGLLSMAFADRDTLGSHFIITLKADHHLDRKHVVFGKLVEGLQVLKRIEDVGDEEGHPTVTVKIINCGEYNDDGEKVNKSKTRKDRSNDETRKKGKHKRSSKDRRKSRRYHSSESESSSNSDTESSKTSYSDSDLSSSSSDIISSSDERRRKRKRFKKDKYKRGKSRDKRRDKKRRRRRRNKRSKRKSKREFGNDSASESNNNSNGECLDTQHKELKQKDRYQKKEDVDEIIPKMKKKKRAEMDLETSSSSEKPKRRPTKKAVLVGLNLPAQMMKKMKSVDVKAKILRMKKYLIEQRGFPEDKIIVIIEDEEDTKPTGTNIREHLYRLVEGSDPGDILFIHLIAYGCSDGYILTPDQKHIEDRYFRSLIFRSVTGGLNLTFVSDCLIQPIARCSCPTTTPLPRYRPWEERIKIFTDPKYLEEAKLAIGYYGFVTPTRLSHVDIISLQGEEEDKTKTKTTETTPLPSRVILFTPFPCDHNVPPRCIIDVSEVVFPPPTGYKYTSYGAFTNSILNVIEETPPGGGPVTNLELAQKAMVKLGGQTPPSLSCSHLNHAHAPFLC; encoded by the exons ATGGAATGTTTGAAACAAATCCATAAAACAAGCGCTACCCTTTGTGAATGGGTTTTCTTTTCGTCTTCTTACCCATTCATACATACAATCACTCCATTTTTTCCTCTGCTTTTCACCATCAACGTTGCTAGCTCCTCCCGTCAAAGCACATTCATCAACTGCAAG ACGAAGGCAATGGCAAAGAAGAAGAATCCTTTGGTGTTTATGGATGTGTCTATTGATGGGGATCCTGTTGAAAGGATGGTTTTTGAG CTTTTCTACGATGTTGCTCCCAAGACTTCAGATAATTTCCGTGCATTATCCACAG GAGAGAGAGGTATCAGTCCAAATACTGGAAAATCGCTGCACTACAAGGGTTCTTTCTTCCATCGCATTATAAAAGGCTCCATTGTGAAG GGTGGTGATTTTGTCAATCGTAATG GGACTGGTGGAGAAAGCATATATGGTTCAAACTTCCCAG ACGAGTCACCTAGGCTTAAGCATGATGCCCCTGGGCTTTTGTCGATGGCGTTTGCGGACCGTGACACACTTGGTTCCCATTTTATCATCACTTTGAAAGCAGATCATCATCTTGATAG GAAGCATGTAGTTTTTGGGAAGCTTGTTGAAGGTCTTCAAGTATTGAAGAGAATTGAAGATGTGGGTGATGAGGAAGGACATCCAACTGTAACTGTTAAAATCATTAATTGTGGTGAATATAATGACG ATGGGGAGAAGgtaaataaatcaaaaaccCGAAAGGATAGATCCAACGATGAAACACGCAAGAAGGGAAAACACaaaagatcttcaaaagatCGAAGGAAGAGTAGAAGATACCACTCATCTGAATCCGAGAGTTCTTCAAATTCAGACACGGAATCTTCGAAAACTAGTTATTCTGACTCAGATCTGTCTTCGTCGTCATCTGATATAATTTCATCTAGTGATGAAAGAcgaagaaagagaaagagatttAAGAAAGATAAATATAAACGCGGAAAAAGTAGAGATAAACGTCGTGACAAAAagcgaagaagaagaagaaggaataAGAGGTCGAAGCGCAAATCAAAAAG GGAATTTGGCAATGATTCAGCTAGTGAGAGTAACAACAACTCTAATGGTGAATGTCTTGATACTCAACATAAAGAGCTGAAGCAAAAAGACCGTTATCAGAAAAAAG AAGATGTAGATGAGATAATAccgaagatgaagaagaagaagagggcTGAGATGGATCTGGAAACGTCATCGTCGTCGGAGAAGCCTAAGAGAAGACCGACGAAGAAGGCTGTGTTGGTTGGATTGAATTTGCCGGCgcagatgatgaagaagatgaagagtgTTGATGTGAAAGCGAAGATATTGAGGATGAAAAAGTACCTGATTGAACAGCGAGGGTTTCCAGAGGATAAAATAATTGTGATCATTGAGGACGAAGAAGACACCAAACCCACTGGGACTAACATACGTGAGCACCTATACAGGCTTGTTGAGGGCTCTGATCCAGGTGACATCCTATTCATCCACCTCATTGCTTATGGCTGTTCTGATGGATATATTCTTACTCCAGATCAAAAACACATTGAAG ATAGATATTTCAGGTCACTTATATTTAGATCCGTCACAGGGGGTCTTAATCTCACATTTGTTTCTGATTGCCTAATTCAACCTATAGCTCGTTGTTCTTGTCCTACAACAACACCACTACCACGTTACCGACCTTGGGAGGAACGAATTAAGATCTTTACTGATCCCAAATATCTTGAAGAAGCCAAACTTGCCATTGGCTACTATGGTTTTGTAACACCCACTCGCTTGTCTCATGTAGATATCATCAGTCTTCAAGGGGAGGAGGAGGacaaaactaaaactaaaactacTGAAACCACCCCCCTCCCTTCACGTGTGATTCTCTTCACGCCTTTCCCATGTGATCATAATGTACCCCCCCGGTGCATTATTGATGTATCAGAAGTAGTCTTCCCCCCACCAACCGGATACAAGTACACATCATACGGGGCTTTTACCAATTCCATACTCAATGTAATTGAAGAGACTCCTCCTGGTGGTGGTCCAGTTACTAACTTGGAGCTTGCTCAAAAGGCTATGGTCAAACTCGGAGGACAAACACCACCTAGTCTCAGTTGCAGCCACCTCAACCACGCTCATGCTCCTTTTTTGTGCTGA
- the LOC123894184 gene encoding peptidyl-prolyl cis-trans isomerase CYP95-like isoform X2 gives MAKKKNPLVFMDVSIDGDPVERMVFELFYDVAPKTSDNFRALSTGERGISPNTGKSLHYKGSFFHRIIKGSIVKGGDFVNRNGTGGESIYGSNFPDESPRLKHDAPGLLSMAFADRDTLGSHFIITLKADHHLDRKHVVFGKLVEGLQVLKRIEDVGDEEGHPTVTVKIINCGEYNDDGEKVNKSKTRKDRSNDETRKKGKHKRSSKDRRKSRRYHSSESESSSNSDTESSKTSYSDSDLSSSSSDIISSSDERRRKRKRFKKDKYKRGKSRDKRRDKKRRRRRRNKRSKRKSKREFGNDSASESNNNSNGECLDTQHKELKQKDRYQKKEDVDEIIPKMKKKKRAEMDLETSSSSEKPKRRPTKKAVLVGLNLPAQMMKKMKSVDVKAKILRMKKYLIEQRGFPEDKIIVIIEDEEDTKPTGTNIREHLYRLVEGSDPGDILFIHLIAYGCSDGYILTPDQKHIEVLKKVYGFNIWSFNGKHLYRILKDSLYQFLWRPRPASFLTAEKEEEIAKNLKRYSKKYEAEDQQLQQAESPKNMVF, from the exons ATGGCAAAGAAGAAGAATCCTTTGGTGTTTATGGATGTGTCTATTGATGGGGATCCTGTTGAAAGGATGGTTTTTGAG CTTTTCTACGATGTTGCTCCCAAGACTTCAGATAATTTCCGTGCATTATCCACAG GAGAGAGAGGTATCAGTCCAAATACTGGAAAATCGCTGCACTACAAGGGTTCTTTCTTCCATCGCATTATAAAAGGCTCCATTGTGAAG GGTGGTGATTTTGTCAATCGTAATG GGACTGGTGGAGAAAGCATATATGGTTCAAACTTCCCAG ACGAGTCACCTAGGCTTAAGCATGATGCCCCTGGGCTTTTGTCGATGGCGTTTGCGGACCGTGACACACTTGGTTCCCATTTTATCATCACTTTGAAAGCAGATCATCATCTTGATAG GAAGCATGTAGTTTTTGGGAAGCTTGTTGAAGGTCTTCAAGTATTGAAGAGAATTGAAGATGTGGGTGATGAGGAAGGACATCCAACTGTAACTGTTAAAATCATTAATTGTGGTGAATATAATGACG ATGGGGAGAAGgtaaataaatcaaaaaccCGAAAGGATAGATCCAACGATGAAACACGCAAGAAGGGAAAACACaaaagatcttcaaaagatCGAAGGAAGAGTAGAAGATACCACTCATCTGAATCCGAGAGTTCTTCAAATTCAGACACGGAATCTTCGAAAACTAGTTATTCTGACTCAGATCTGTCTTCGTCGTCATCTGATATAATTTCATCTAGTGATGAAAGAcgaagaaagagaaagagatttAAGAAAGATAAATATAAACGCGGAAAAAGTAGAGATAAACGTCGTGACAAAAagcgaagaagaagaagaaggaataAGAGGTCGAAGCGCAAATCAAAAAG GGAATTTGGCAATGATTCAGCTAGTGAGAGTAACAACAACTCTAATGGTGAATGTCTTGATACTCAACATAAAGAGCTGAAGCAAAAAGACCGTTATCAGAAAAAAG AAGATGTAGATGAGATAATAccgaagatgaagaagaagaagagggcTGAGATGGATCTGGAAACGTCATCGTCGTCGGAGAAGCCTAAGAGAAGACCGACGAAGAAGGCTGTGTTGGTTGGATTGAATTTGCCGGCgcagatgatgaagaagatgaagagtgTTGATGTGAAAGCGAAGATATTGAGGATGAAAAAGTACCTGATTGAACAGCGAGGGTTTCCAGAGGATAAAATAATTGTGATCATTGAGGACGAAGAAGACACCAAACCCACTGGGACTAACATACGTGAGCACCTATACAGGCTTGTTGAGGGCTCTGATCCAGGTGACATCCTATTCATCCACCTCATTGCTTATGGCTGTTCTGATGGATATATTCTTACTCCAGATCAAAAACACATTGAAG TTTTGAAAAAGGTTTATGGATTCAATATATGGTCTTTCAATGGCAAACATCTGTATCGGATATTGAAGGATAGCTTATATCAG